In Alkalihalobacillus sp. TS-13, the following are encoded in one genomic region:
- a CDS encoding response regulator transcription factor codes for MTKVLIIEDDRSIAELERDYLEINGFIAEIETSGDQGLEKAMTEDYSLILLDIMLPGKDGFEICKTIRKSKDIPILLVTSKTEDIDKIRGLGLGADDYIVKPFSPGELVARVKAHLTRYERFLGKDREEDKLHVRGLTIERNTRRVWVNEKEITLTAREFELLLFLANHPDHVFSKEHLFDRIWGLDSLGDISTITVHIRKIREKIEADPSNPQYIETVWGAGYRFKA; via the coding sequence ATGACAAAAGTATTGATCATAGAAGATGATAGGAGCATTGCAGAGCTGGAACGTGATTACCTGGAGATAAATGGTTTTATCGCAGAGATCGAAACATCAGGTGATCAAGGGCTGGAAAAAGCCATGACCGAAGACTATTCACTCATCCTTCTCGATATCATGCTTCCTGGTAAAGATGGATTTGAAATTTGTAAAACCATTCGGAAATCAAAAGACATACCTATTTTACTTGTAACTTCCAAAACGGAAGATATCGATAAAATCCGTGGGTTAGGATTGGGAGCAGATGATTATATTGTAAAACCTTTCAGTCCTGGTGAACTTGTAGCAAGGGTCAAAGCACACCTGACAAGGTATGAGCGTTTTCTCGGAAAGGATCGAGAAGAAGATAAACTGCATGTCCGTGGTTTGACGATCGAGAGAAATACTCGGCGAGTATGGGTGAACGAGAAAGAAATCACCCTTACTGCCAGAGAGTTCGAGCTTTTGTTGTTTTTAGCAAACCATCCGGATCATGTATTCAGCAAAGAGCACTTGTTTGACAGGATATGGGGACTCGATTCATTGGGGGATATTTCTACAATCACAGTCCATATAAGAAAAATACGTGAAAAAATCGAAGCTGATCCTTCAAATCCTCAGTATATTGAAACTGTCTGGGGTGCGGGGTATCGCTTTAAAGCATGA